The Rosa rugosa chromosome 1, drRosRugo1.1, whole genome shotgun sequence genomic sequence TCAACACTTCACGTGACGCCGTCAGTCAAGACCAATAAAATATTAGCTCTAGTCTTCCTACCCTAGCAATCTTATCCATATTTGCTAGGGTTTGCTGCTTCTCTAGTCTATTATAAAGACACTTCTATTATCGACCACTTTTCATTTTCCTCCATATTATAAGTTCCTAGCTAGGGTTCTTTCTTCATAAGTTCATCAATATGTATCCTCTCATTTAGCTTTAATAGTAGATTGCTAAACTAGATTCATACCTTTATAAACGATTTATTAAAGAATTAGtttttaattattatgtaattacgTAAGGTCGAGTTATTTAGGTAAGAATTAAAAATCAAATTTACTAATATTCAGATGCTATATGTATGCATTGATACATTTTATGGAAAAACTAAATTTCGTAAGGTTGTAATCTAACTTATTAAAGGACAACTAGtcctagctagctagttttaAGGGACTGCCGAGATTGTTAAAAGCTCGCAGCGTGCAATGTGAATAGCTAGGCCATCTCCCGCTGTGGATTATGGGTGGATATAGCCGAAAAAATGAAGATTTCCAcagattaagttaaactaaaaaAGTCATTTGAGGGGCTATAGAGCCTAGGGCTGGGCTAAAGATGACCCTTTGTATAGCCCATGAGCTATTTTTTTGTGGACTCCATATTGTTgatccaaataaataatatgAGATAAAATATAGAGATCAACGACTGATATCGATTAAAATAAGCAATTGGCTGATGTCAGTTAGCTGTTTCAAAATGTAtattggtttgttttttttttttcatttttaaaatgTAACGAcacttttgaaaaaaataattagaaaaagaaaaaatatatttctATAAATACCCATATCACCTTATTTTTATATTTCACCTTCTCTCATATTTTTTTTACCTCTTCATTCCCATATTTGCTACTTGCTTCTCATATATCACCTCAttatatatttgaaaaaataatgaaaaacaataaaataacatgGCATTTAAATTTATAGCGATAAAGATTGAAGATGATCAAAATTATAGCCCTTACTATTTACATAAATAGTGATTATCAGGGGCTAAAATTTATCCTAAGGGCTATTTTAGCCCCCCACAGCTGGAGATGACCTTAAAAGCCCGAGTCCAGCTCGATCTTAATACCCTATGTTGCTTTACTTAGTCGGTAAGTAGTTAATATAAAGGGCATAACCCCCAACTAGAACTGTCGAAATAAAAGGACCCATAATAAAGCCTTCAAAAGCTTTGGTTAGCCCTAGATAGAAGAACGGAACCTCCAATTGTACGTAACCAAAAGGGGTCGACATACTTCAAAAGCTTCTATGGTAATTATGTGATGTTAATTATGTTTTAATACTGCATTGATAAAGGTCGGCATGGAATCCTTTTTCTTCTAATTTTATGCTTGCCCTTGACCACACTCATCCTCGTTTAAGCTAGCTTGCTTCCATTGCAGCACATTTGCACATGCCTTGCCTAGGTCATTGATcttatcatcttcttcatcaaccTCCACGTTTGACCCCAGCCCCAATCTATAATCATTTCATTTTATTCGATCAAACCAAATTAGATCGTTGATGTGACCATCTCATAGAATATAAGGGTTGCTAATGCTTTTCACTCTCGCATATATATTCTCTCCGGACAACTAATTTTAGTACGAATTCTTTGATGGTACGTGGAATAAATTTGTCTAATAGGAATCACTTGATTCCATTTCTTGTATATAGCTATTCCATATACTAAATTTATGAACGTCATCTGCATAAATTAAATCTCATTTTTATTCGACTTGATTCTAATGTAGTGCACAAATGCGTTGTACTTTTTGTCTTATTATAATCATCTTTTTTTATTCGCATGTAAATTTTATGTTTCGATCTATCTTATACTTATTCTCCATATATATAAAAGTAGTGTGTGGAGAGTTTTTCAGTACTAATAATCAAAGTATTACAGTGCTATcatttcttgttcttgttctttttctttattcctctttTGACAAATTAAAGTCCCATCGTATTTTATTCTTTCGGGGAGAGCATGCAGTCGGTGATCTTGTTCCTAAAAATATCCATCAAAGCTAAATAGTATTAGGGCTGGTCGACTTTAGTTGCATGCCAAAAGGGGTATCCGGTAAGCCAATGCGATCTCTCGTGCCTCCCCTGAAGTGGATAAACATCAAAGTCTCAGCCACACATGCTGCTTCATTATTTCAATGACTGAGAAATTGTGGCTCCTGATGCTTGGATGCAATTAGGGGAACACATGCATACACCATTTTGGTTCAATCACCTGATTTAATCCCCGATATAGTAGAGCAGTTCGTGGATTTTGAGCTAAATTATTGCTCAAGAGTAGTAAAGAATGTGGCCCTGCCACTGCGTTTAGGGGAACATCCTTTTCATGGCTTCGACGTTTACGGGGAGGACAGGGAGGGTGAGATGTGGATCGGGATTCCTTGACTTCCCGAGTAACGATAGTATTGATGAAAGCAACAAACCAATCGTCCACTACTCAATGAACATGAAAATCGATTTTACCTTGGGAGTTCTTGGTACTTTAGTACCGATAAAGACCTCTAAATATCTctcaaatttaaaattaaattaaaattataATGTTTCGCGGTTATTAATTTGAGTAAAATATACTATCTACATAACTGCTACACCCTATAAAAGTATAAATAGATACACTGATAAGAGAAAAGTAGGCTACAGAGATTGAGCAGAGAGAAATTTTAACTTTTCTTTTCCACATCAACATAAAGAATTTTCAAGTATAATGTAGATTaaacataaatttatcaaaTTTACGAAATATTTGGTAATAGATTCATTTTTGTTTATACTTCCAATTATTAGATAATCGAATTTGAAATTTGCTACAAATTTCTTCATTGAAATTTACACCAAGTCACACAAACATTTCAAGGTTAGGAATATGAAATCTTTGTTTTGTGCCCTTAAGCCATTTCAACTCTTAGATCGACCACTACAAACCAAATATTAGGATCTGCATCTGTCCAATATTAGTGTAGTGGGTAGAACCTAGACCTAGAGTAGCATGACCCTGATTATCTATCAAGACGTTGATGTTAGCTTCACTTAGAGTTGACTTAAAGTCTTAAACCATAGTAAAATTCTGATAATCAAAATTTTTCAACTAGATGGAGAAGGGGAGTCCTGACTCCCTGCCCCAACATTAGTATATTTTTCTTGTCCCTTTATTTTAGCACAAAAAACTTGAAGCAGGGATAATCTCATGATCTATTTGCCTAACAAAAACAATCCCTAATGGATTTTGTTCGTGGAAACGTAACGAACAAACCCTAATATATCCAGAAGTTTCTCGTTTATTATGAATTTTCTGGATTTTTCTACTTTTGTTTGGTTtgcttcattaaaaaaaaaaaaaacacaaacccaaaaaaaaaaaaaaaaaaaaactccctaTTCCACGTACCACTCGCTCCACCGCCTTCGGAATACTAAAGGCTGAACTAAAGTCCAAACCCATGATCAAGACACAGTACGTTCATTTCACTCATCCCACAAACCAATCACATCCCTCCACGTTGTGCCTTTTGACCGTCCTCAAACTCCGAACGATCCACACGTATAGAACGGGAACTCCATCTGTCCCAAAGCAGCGTGACCCAAGCCCTTCCCATACGTTTAGTTTTTGACCGCTGCGGTAAACGGAGCTCCTAGAATCCAATAACCCAACCACGGTTAGTTTTTAACTCAACCACGGTTAACTCCCTAGTCTCGAAGCAGTTTATAAAccaagcctctctctctctgttgttCCCCTAAACACAACCGTCCAAATCAAACCCACGaccagagaaagaaaaaaaaaaaatgatgatcgGCGAACCTCACCGTTCGAATCCGACCATCCACGTCCCCCCGTGGCTCACCCTCGACGATCCAACGGCCGAGATGTACTCCCCCTACCCCCTGAGCGGCGTCTCCGTCAACTCTGACGTCACCAATGCCAACAGCCCCTACCACCTCAACGAGGCTCTCGCCACTCTCCAGCGCTACTTGCCTTCCAACGAGGTTTCCGACCCGGACCCGGACTCCGACTCCGAGATTTCGGGTATGGACTCGGACTCTCCGGTCGACGCCTACTCGTGCGACCATTTTCGGATGTTTGAGTTCAAGGTCCGTCGCTGCGCACGTGGCAGGTCCCATGACTGGACCGACTGCCCCTTCGCCCACCCGGGCGAGAAGGCCCGCCGCCGCGACCCGAGGAAGTACCACTATTCGGGTTCCGCCTGCCCCGATTTCCGAAAGGGCCACTGCAAGAAGGGAGACTCCTGCGAGTTCGCTCACGGCGTTTTCGAGTGCTGGCTCCACCCTGCGCGTTATCGGACTCAGCCCTGTAAAGATGGTACTAGCTGCAAGAGGAGAGTGTGCTTCTTCGCTCACACGCCGGAGCAGCTTAGGGTTTTGCCCCAGCAGAGTCCCCGAGGGTCAACCTCGGCCGAGTCGTACGACGGGTCGCCTCTGAGGCAGGCCATGGAGGCGGCGTCGCTGGGGAAAGGTATGCCGTTCATGTCGTCGCCGCCGCCGTCGATTTCGCCGGATGATTCGCCGCCGGTGTCTCCGATGACCAGGTCGGTGAGCCGGTCTCTGGGTTCGAGCTCGATTAATGAAATGGTGGCGTCGCTGAGGAACTTGCAGCTGGGGAAGGTCAAGTCTCTGCCCACTTCATGGAATGTTCAAGTCGGGTCGCCCGGGTTCGTTTCTCCACGCGGGTCGATGCTCCGACCCGGGTTCTGTAGCCTGCCGTCGACTCCGACCCGGATTCCGACCCGCTCTGCAATTGGGTTTCTGGATTTCTGTGACGAGGGTTGCGAGGAGGAGCCGCCGATGGAGAGGGTGGAGTCTGGGAGGGACTTGAGGGCCAAGATGTTCGAGAGGTTGAGGGAGGAGAATTCTCTGGAGCGGGTCGACCCGACCCAGGCACAGGCTTCCGGTGCTCCGGATGTTGGATGGGTTTCTGAGCTGGTGAATTGAGAATGAGCCAAGTGGCGGCTCATGTGGGTTGTTGGTGACAAGGATTTTACTCTTTATCATGATTCTATTGTGGGTTCATTTGGTGGCCTCTAATTATCCCTATTTTGCTTCTAATCGTTCTCATTTTGTGAATAGTTTCTGAATCGGAGAGGTGGAATTTGATTTCGGAAGCAAAGTCAGTCTGAAGATATCAAGATTATGTGTATATAGTAATGGATGAAGAGTAGAATCTGTCTTTTTGGATCGTTTCGGAGAAGGTAGTAGAGCTCGGAGTTTAGATTGgcaaggaaagaaaagaaattgccATTTTGCTGTGTATATAAGAAGTTAAGAGCAGAGTGGACTGTGGAGTATGATTCCCCTCCCCTTTTGTTAATTATTGTgtttatcatcatcatcatcatcatcatcgctGCTATTGCTCGCTTACTGATCCCTACCATTGTAAAAATTTTATGTCTATTATGTAATGGTAGCTCTTCATCCCAATGGAACTATTAATGTAATTTCATATTTATATCAATGATCAATCTTCTTGTTTACCTTTTTCTGTGCTTCATTTCATTTGGTTTCGAGTTACGATCATAGTTTTTACAGTGTTGCCACTTTGGGAAATGAGTAATTTCTAGGCCGAAGTTGGTTTCTTTCTCTGTTTCCTCATCAATTTGGGGTAGCTGAGATTtaagtatcacattgataagcCTCACATATTTTGACAGGGTTTAGTTGAGAAAGTTACCATCTTTTGACAGATATATGGATGGAAATTAATGGTACTAATTACATGGATGGAAATAAGGGGCAGGAAGAAATTGCATCACTGACAAGGGGGGGGGGAGCTATAATTGTATTGCATACTTGCTTTCATTCAACCCTTGTAGCACGCAATATCTATAAAAGTTTGGTATTTCCTTCTGTGTTGACCTCGTATTAGTATATAATATATGCAGGGTCAGGGTGTTTACATCTGAAAAACTGCTTGTTATTCTAGGCTTGCTTTCCACAGTTGATCATTACTGATAAAGCAAACAGCTTAGTCAATATATGATGGGTGTAGATATACTTGTCTTCATGCTTCTAATTTGGACATACATAATTGCTCATTATGGTTCAGTGTACTCAGTTTGGTTTATTGGATACTTCCATTAAAGTCGCCATAATAGAACTAGATAATGCCACTAGCCCCGATTCTGATGTGTTTGTCTAGCCTTCTACAGCTCGATGAAACTGTTTACGGGGTGTTACAGCTTTGGAGATTTGAACCGTTCGAATATGGTGTGACATGTAAAAGTAAATTCACTCGTTGGGTCACCGGATCATTTActatttattgttttttatatttattttcactttCTAGATCACGGGTATAGTTTTTAAACTGACCTGCGTTAATCTGGATCACTTTTTGGGTCAATTTCGTGACCTGTAAACTGATCTGGTGATTCAGGTTAATTTAAAAACTGTGCCCGTGACTTAAAGAGTGAAAATAAAGACTAAAAAATAGTAAATAGTAACTGACCCGGTGAccacccaacgggtgaacttgttATGAGCTTCAATACTCCCAAAATATTAGTAGGCGAACGTTTTTGAACTTTTCGATGATAGGTAGGGCACAAAAGCGGTCATGTCTCGAGTGTTTCAGTCTTTTAGCGCACTATACGACctttattgtatttttttttataagataCGACCTTTGTTGTTTTGGGACCGGATCTTACGGTTTCATCGGAAGCAATCTGGGGTTTTACTGCAGCTCTATGCAACTGCACGCAGAGACTAAACTTCTTTTCCAATGGCCAGATTAAAGAAGCAATTTTTGTTGCCGACAGACCTAGAAGACTAGAAGAGCAGAATAAAATTCTAGTGATTCAATTTCCAAGTGTCGTTGTCTGTCTATGAGTCATAAGCTAAGTGCCGCATCACATGAAGGAGTGTCCTCTTTCTATGTGCATGTTTGCCACGTTCTCTTTGGGGGCTCTAAAGCTCCAATTTTCGTCTGTCGTTTTGTTTGCAGAATTTGAGGCTCAATGAATTCTTCTGCTGCTGAATTCCTCATTATTCTGGGATATGCCAAACGAGAATTACCAGAGCATCCTATGAAGAATATCCAAATTTAGGGCATTGAAAACTCCAGGTAGCCAGGAAACATTGTAGATGTAAATCGGTTACATGGCCACACCATAATCGGGGCTACCATGCAAGTCTTTTTACCCAAATGACAAAAAGTTGGGGACAGTGAGAACTGATTATCATACATCATTGTATTGAAATCTATGCGAGATCCACAGTGATGTATCCATGATCTTAAATCATACATCAACCTTTTCTTCGACCCAATAGAAACGTTTGGTTGGTGCCGTATATATCTTGACGCTTTTTCCTCGTAGCTATGTGAAAGAATTGTGCGCATTTGGATTCGGTTCTATCCTAataagtttattttttttttttgaaccaaacatcaatttcattcatactcaagccagaatggcacggatacataccttcccttgccataccaaggacaagtttaggacgtggtatgctagcaccacccattagacaaccagtgctcacttattcagcgagcctatgaactatgaacagtcatagtaaataggcacaaaaaaacaaaagtgcaCAGGTCCCtgaaaatacaaggaatttgttgtaattagacgaactaaaaacatagggatgggcttagagcaaaaccctagcccatcAAATTTTTGTCCCAAGGAGCTCCAATAGCAGGCCTACTGAAGCCCAAAAGGCCACGATTGGCCCAGACCATACTTCCATCTCCAAACCCGTGCAACAAGCATAGGAGTCCTCAGCCACCACCATGCCCACGCCCGCTCCGGCAGGATTTCGGCAGTCCCGATGCAAACACCGCCACAGAACCCCGCCACGACCCATCGCTCCACGATTCCACGCCGCCGCCGAAGTCGAGACCGCCACGATTTATAGATTCGGTTATTGTTGTTTAATTTTCTTTGAGACATTTTGTATGCTGTTTGTATTAATCTTTTTGTATGTTTGTCTTTACCTTAACACTCTTTTAAAGGTTAAAATAGATATTTAAAATTATGCTAATAAAcattaaattttatcttataatacataaatttaaaaaaaagacTGCGAAACATTTCATATTTCTAAACTTTCAAACTACGAAAACCTAGAGTGTTTAGTGAGTCAAATTCTACAGCCTCCAAACATATTCTGTCCACATCTTTGAGAAAATTACCTTTACCAGTTAATCCATTTGCACACTTCAATCAGTAATTTAATTCCTCCACTAAAGTCTAAATTCTATCTTTGGACTGGTGTAGGTCCATAATTGAAAGCAGACAAGGTGAGTTTAGATTAATTATAGTCTGGTGGAGCTGTCTGTATTTGTCAATGACGAACCAAAGCAAGACGACGACCATGAAAATATGGTAAGTTTGTAGTGTGATTTCCCAGCACCTTGAGGTTGCCGTCAACCCAAGAAAGCTACTAAACTAATACGAATTAGGGTTTGGGTGGGTGGAAGTCTCTATCGTGCGCCGATGGTTTCAAAAGCCAAACTTTTGGCTGCACCAATTCAATATATTCAAGTGTCTGATTTATCTTAGAGACTTAAACAAGTATTATATATGTGGTTTATATACTCATCAACATGAGTATGATGCTGACTGAATGGACTAAATAGTGCAATGGAGGATTTGTTTATTGTTAGGGCTAGACATAATTGTACGATATGTGTGTGATTAGAACTTAGAAGGTAATATATATATCACATTCATGCCATAAAATGAGCTAAAGCCTTCATAATTTGGCTCTAGATTGTTAGATATGACCAGTGATGGACTGATGGGATTAAAAATAATGGAACTTCGAACTCTATTTGTAAATAATAGGCTTCCCATGGTTTTGTAGGTATTGTCAAGGATTAGAATGTGGGTTTGGTCTAGTGGGTGGGGATAGGTCCACCATGTTTGGCCGAATGTTAGCAGGCTCCTTAATGAGGTCATGCGTTCGATGATCTGCATGTGCAAAGAACCCATGGGGAGAGCTTTAACCTTGACCCTTCCCCAGCTCGGAGATGTGACACTCCTTGCCACCttttttctattaaaaaaaaaaaaaaattcaaaagctcaattcaatctttaaaaatgatttttttaaaaaaaattttttgctttagataaaaaaattaaactataaatttaacaaaaattatCACTTTTACATCAATCGTTGTCACATCTTAAAGTTGGTTTAGATACTTGTAAATGTGGTCATAGGTGGAAAAACCACAAACATAACATTAATTACAACTTCTGACTTCATTTGTCATCATTTATAGTAAAATGTATCGTCATGGATGTCATTTTCTTATTATTTAAAGACATTACATGATAAAAAAAACTCCAATTACACAATTAGGAACCATATTACATCAATGAGGACACATGTTCTATTTAATTTACAAATGAAGTATTACTACTAGGCCTGCTTACCTTAGGGatagtttttaagggactgtgaaaGACAAATGCATAAAATCTATAAAGAACCCGATCGGAAGGGAATGTTGGAAAAACGGACGGACAAAACATCCACGGCAGTCGATAATAGAGGCTCAAGCTGTTGCCAAAAGGTCCTTATAAATTATAATACAATTCGCCCGCCTGTCTAGTACTTTGGTTATCTGCTAATTCATTTTCTAtgaatttgtttgtttatttggtCAGTATCAGGCTTATTTTAACACAGAAGAAGAAATAAGGATGCCACCTTTTGTATCTTTGATGCATTTACGTCCTCTTTTTGGTTCATACTAAATTCTTCTGGTTACTAATCCTTCTTCTTGTGAGATTCTGATATCCTTTTCTTATGGGATTTTGATTGCTTTCAATTCCCCTGTTATTTCTACCCTCGTTATTTGTTTCTTTGGGTTCTGTTTTGGAAATTGACGAGGCTCTGTCATGTTGTAGGAACATGGCTGCTACCTTCCGTAAACACCTATTGGCAGAGTGGTCTAGTCTTCCTCAAGTCATTCTCTCAGAGATTCTGGATAAGTTGTTGGAACCAACTGACCATGTTCGTTTTGCTGCCGTTTGCAAGGAATGGCATGCTCTCGCAACACACTACAACCACACAACCCAGCGTTGTTTTAAGGTGCATCCCATGCTTATGATCCCTTCAGAATCCCAAGGAAAGCGAAAACTATATATACAGCATCTCTGAGCAAAAAGTCTACAACAACTTTCAGTTACCACAAGCTTGTAATAGCACTAAGAGGTGTTGTGGCTCGAGTAATGCCCCTGGTTGGTTGGTCACAGTAGATCTCCTAGGCGAACATCAACTCAGTACAACTCTTGTGAACGTGTTCAAAAGAGAAGTGACGCCCATTCGTCTCCCTCCATTGGTTTTCAATGCCCAGAGTTGTTGGTTCAGGGTTTTCTCCCCAAAGGTTATCTTATCCGCTGATCCGATTGCAAATCCAGACAATTATGTGGTTGTGGCAGTTTATGATAGAGTTTCAAGGTTCGCTTTCATAAAAGGAGGACAAACAATCTGGACTTACCTTGAGGTCCGCTCCTTCTTTACTGATGCTATATTTTATAAAAGAAAAGTCTATGCGGTCGGACAATGGGGACGGATTACCACGTTTAATGTTAATAGCAAGCCAGTACAAGAAATTTACTTACACATGGAGGATATCCGTTTTCATGTTATGCGCATAAGGGGTATCTTGTGGAAACAACCAAAGGAGACTTGTTGCATGTTCGAAGATTTTTGAAACAGAAGGATGTACCACGAGATCACTATTTCCATTATGAGGATAATGAGTTCTGGACCGAGAGCTTCAAGGTTTACAAGGTGGTGTTTGATGAGAGGGACGAATCCATTGTGGAGCATGTTGAGTTAAAGAGTATTGGAGATGAGGCTTTGTTTGTCGGTGACAATCATTCGATGTGTGTTTTGGCTTCAAACTTTCCTGGGTGTCAACCAAATTCTATATAGTATATACTACACGGATGATTTGATAGAACTTGGAGAAGTGCGATTAGTTGATGATGGATCAATTGATATGGACGACATCTTCAGTTTAGTCAGTTTAGTCAAGCTAGAGCCTAGAGGATGAAACCATCTCTAATGGACCAAGTGATATGGGCATCTTCAATTTAGAGGATGGAAGCATTACACAACATTAATTATTCTCTAAATCCTTGGCACAGAAACATCCCACCTGCTATCTGGATCAAGCCATTGTTTAATGGACTCGGCTAATTTCCAGTTCATTTCACAATCTGGAGCCATAGAGTATCTTCTCATTCTGTTGTAACTTTCTATATTATTCATGTACAAGATTGGAGTTGCTCACTAGTGATTAGCATGCATGAATACACTCGTTATATGAGGTGTTAATAGAAAATACAAAACTTCATTTGATTAGGTGCTGCAGGTGTGGATTTTACTTGATGAAATCGATTAGTTTAAAGGGCACTTCAGAGATGAACATGCTAGCAGTAAGCTTGGATTTTGAACTTTGTTTTAGTTCTCGCTGGAGTATCTAATTTATACCAAGAATGTTAAAATAGATTTCTAAAGGTTTGTTTCATACTTTGGTCGTTGGTTTCTCCTCTTCTAGTTCTATTTCAATCATTTTCGTTGATCCAACAGGCAAGGACTGCAGTTTTAGAGAAACAAGATTTTCAAAAACTTTCAACGAAACAAGTTATCACTTAGACAAGGAAACTGTAATTACTTTTCCTATTCCCTTTTGGACTTAGTTTACCTATTGGTTTCCCAATGGTAATAGGATTAGGTTTAGAATCCCGTATATAAAAGGGGAGTGCAGTAGTAATATGGTAAacagagaaagaaaacaaaatctgggagttTGTGAGAAACTAGTTGAGACTTGAGACAGAAACAGCCAAACAATGAGACCAGGATCGGGTGATGCTACCCAACCGGCCAAGCCCCGGTGGGCAGATATCGATGAGGAGGACGGACAGGAGGAGTTGGACCTCCTCCTTTTGCCGCCAAAGCAGGTGATT encodes the following:
- the LOC133712392 gene encoding zinc finger CCCH domain-containing protein 20-like, which translates into the protein MMIGEPHRSNPTIHVPPWLTLDDPTAEMYSPYPLSGVSVNSDVTNANSPYHLNEALATLQRYLPSNEVSDPDPDSDSEISGMDSDSPVDAYSCDHFRMFEFKVRRCARGRSHDWTDCPFAHPGEKARRRDPRKYHYSGSACPDFRKGHCKKGDSCEFAHGVFECWLHPARYRTQPCKDGTSCKRRVCFFAHTPEQLRVLPQQSPRGSTSAESYDGSPLRQAMEAASLGKGMPFMSSPPPSISPDDSPPVSPMTRSVSRSLGSSSINEMVASLRNLQLGKVKSLPTSWNVQVGSPGFVSPRGSMLRPGFCSLPSTPTRIPTRSAIGFLDFCDEGCEEEPPMERVESGRDLRAKMFERLREENSLERVDPTQAQASGAPDVGWVSELVN